A portion of the Vespa velutina chromosome 5, iVesVel2.1, whole genome shotgun sequence genome contains these proteins:
- the LOC124949448 gene encoding serine/threonine-protein phosphatase 2A 56 kDa regulatory subunit gamma isoform-like isoform X2, producing METSSKTSKDKGKNGNKDVEAGDETNKVSGGPPHGNASPPPTLINKVKYQPGGPVIKKDKRQSSSRFNISKNRELQKLPLLAETQQGNEREELFIQKLRQCCVLFDFESDPLSDLKWKEVKRTALHEMVEYVTKNKNVITEAIYPEAVNMFAVNLFRTLPPSSNPNGAEFDPEEDEPTLEAAWPHLQLVYEFFLRLLESQDFQPSIARRYIDQKFVLQLLELFDSEDPRERDFLKTTLHRIYGKFLGLRAYIRKQINNVFYRFIYETEHHNGIAELLEILGSIINGFALPLKEEHKVFLLKVLLPLHKAKSLSVYHPQLAYCVVQFLEKDPSLTEPVIRNLLKFWPKTHSPKEVMFLNELEEILDVIEPAEFRKVLDPLFRQLAKCVSSPHFQVAERALYYWNNEYIMSLISENYSVILPIMYPAFYRNSRNHWNKTIHGLIYNALKLFMEMNQKVFDQCTNQYHQDRQRERKLMKDRDEAWMRVEALAMRHPHYNMAITKSTPNIPYSLTQHLDSPPPDEDGDTDQTPLTLEKIEAKANEAKKITNVNTMKPLLRRKSDIPQDSYTIRALSDHKRADEYLVTPPDPNNC from the exons ATG GAAACGTCGTCGAAGACCAGCAAGGACAAGGGAAAGAACGGCAACAAGGATGTCGAGGCCGGCGACGAG ACGAACAAAGTGTCAGGAGGTCCTCCACATGGCAATGCCTCACCTCCACCGACACTCATCAACAAAGTCAAGTATCAACCTGGTGGGCCTGTAatcaaaaaggataaaagacaAAGCAGCTCGAGATTCAACATATCAAAGAACCGAGAACTTCAAAAGCTACCGCTCTTGGCag AGACTCAACAAGGCAATGAAAGGGAAGAACTTTTCATACAAAAGTTACGTCAGTGCTGCGTACTCTTTGATTTTGAGTCTGATCCATTATCGGACTTAAAATGGAAGGAGGTAAAGCGTACGGCTCTTCATGAAATGGTCGAATATGtaaccaaaaataaaaatgttattaccgAAGCTATCTATCCGGAAGCAGTGAATATG TTTGCTGTGAATTTGTTTCGAACACTTCCACCATCTTCTAATCCAAATGGTGCTGAATTTGATCCGGAAGAAGATGAGCCTACTCTGGAAGCGGCATGGCCTCATTTGCAATTAGTGTATGAATTCTTTCTAAGATTGTTGGAATCTCAAGATTTCCAACCATCTATTGCAAGACGTTATATAGATCAAAAGTTTGTCTTACAATTATTAGAGTTATTTGATTCTGAAGATCCTCGGGAAAGAGATTTTCTTAAAACAACTCTTCATAGAATCTATGGAAAGTTTCTCGGTTTAAGAGCATATATCAGgaagcaaataaataatgttttttatcgatttatatatgaaactgAACACCATAATGGTATCGCCGAACTTCTTGAAATTTTAGGAAG CATTATAAACGGTTTTGCTTTACCATTGAAAGAGGAAcataaagtttttcttttaaaagtgCTGTTACCTTTGCACAAAGCTAAATCGTTGTCAGTTTATCATCCACAATTAGCATATTGCGTCGTTCAATTTTTGGAGAAGGATCCATCTTTGACAGAACCggttattagaaatttattgaagTTTTGGCCAAAAACACACTCTCCCAAGGAAGTCATGTTTCTTAATGAATTGGAAGAAATTTTAGATGTAATAGAACCAGCTGAATTTCGAAAAGTACTGGATCCGTTGTTTAGACAATTAGCAAAATGCGTTTCGTCTCCACATTTTCAA GTTGCTGAGAGAGCCCTTTATTATTGGAACAATGAATACATAATGTCATTAATATCAGAAAACTATTCTGTGATTTTACCAATTATGTATCCAgctttttatagaaattcaCGAAATCATTGGAATAAAACGATTCATGGTTTAATTTATAATGCATTGAAACTATTCATGGAGATGAATCAAAAAGTATTTGATCAGTGTACTAATCAGTATCATCAG GATCGTCAAAGAGAACGTAAGCTTATGAAAGATAGAGATGAAGCGTGGATGCGCGTGGAAGCATTGGCAATGAGACATCCACATTATAATATGGCAATTACTAAAAGTACACCGAACATTCCATACAGCTTGACGCAACATTTAGATAGTCCTCCACCCGATGAGGATGGTGACACGGATCAAACTCCGCTTACTTTAGAAAAGATTGAAGCTAAAGCAAATGAG gcgaaaaaaataacaaatgtgAATACAATGAAACCACTTCTACGAAGGAAGAGCGATATACCACAAGACTCTTACACAATACGGGCATTGTCCGATCACAAGCGAGCTGACGAATACCTTGTAACACCGCCCGATCCGAATAATTGCTAG
- the LOC124949448 gene encoding serine/threonine-protein phosphatase 2A 56 kDa regulatory subunit gamma isoform-like isoform X6 → MVEYVTKNKNVITEAIYPEAVNMFAVNLFRTLPPSSNPNGAEFDPEEDEPTLEAAWPHLQLVYEFFLRLLESQDFQPSIARRYIDQKFVLQLLELFDSEDPRERDFLKTTLHRIYGKFLGLRAYIRKQINNVFYRFIYETEHHNGIAELLEILGSIINGFALPLKEEHKVFLLKVLLPLHKAKSLSVYHPQLAYCVVQFLEKDPSLTEPVIRNLLKFWPKTHSPKEVMFLNELEEILDVIEPAEFRKVLDPLFRQLAKCVSSPHFQVAERALYYWNNEYIMSLISENYSVILPIMYPAFYRNSRNHWNKTIHGLIYNALKLFMEMNQKVFDQCTNQYHQDRQRERKLMKDRDEAWMRVEALAMRHPHYNMAITKSTPNIPYSLTQHLDSPPPDEDGDTDQTPLTLEKIEAKANEAKKITNVNTMKPLLRRKSDIPQDSYTIRALSDHKRADEYLVTPPDPNNC, encoded by the exons ATGGTCGAATATGtaaccaaaaataaaaatgttattaccgAAGCTATCTATCCGGAAGCAGTGAATATG TTTGCTGTGAATTTGTTTCGAACACTTCCACCATCTTCTAATCCAAATGGTGCTGAATTTGATCCGGAAGAAGATGAGCCTACTCTGGAAGCGGCATGGCCTCATTTGCAATTAGTGTATGAATTCTTTCTAAGATTGTTGGAATCTCAAGATTTCCAACCATCTATTGCAAGACGTTATATAGATCAAAAGTTTGTCTTACAATTATTAGAGTTATTTGATTCTGAAGATCCTCGGGAAAGAGATTTTCTTAAAACAACTCTTCATAGAATCTATGGAAAGTTTCTCGGTTTAAGAGCATATATCAGgaagcaaataaataatgttttttatcgatttatatatgaaactgAACACCATAATGGTATCGCCGAACTTCTTGAAATTTTAGGAAG CATTATAAACGGTTTTGCTTTACCATTGAAAGAGGAAcataaagtttttcttttaaaagtgCTGTTACCTTTGCACAAAGCTAAATCGTTGTCAGTTTATCATCCACAATTAGCATATTGCGTCGTTCAATTTTTGGAGAAGGATCCATCTTTGACAGAACCggttattagaaatttattgaagTTTTGGCCAAAAACACACTCTCCCAAGGAAGTCATGTTTCTTAATGAATTGGAAGAAATTTTAGATGTAATAGAACCAGCTGAATTTCGAAAAGTACTGGATCCGTTGTTTAGACAATTAGCAAAATGCGTTTCGTCTCCACATTTTCAA GTTGCTGAGAGAGCCCTTTATTATTGGAACAATGAATACATAATGTCATTAATATCAGAAAACTATTCTGTGATTTTACCAATTATGTATCCAgctttttatagaaattcaCGAAATCATTGGAATAAAACGATTCATGGTTTAATTTATAATGCATTGAAACTATTCATGGAGATGAATCAAAAAGTATTTGATCAGTGTACTAATCAGTATCATCAG GATCGTCAAAGAGAACGTAAGCTTATGAAAGATAGAGATGAAGCGTGGATGCGCGTGGAAGCATTGGCAATGAGACATCCACATTATAATATGGCAATTACTAAAAGTACACCGAACATTCCATACAGCTTGACGCAACATTTAGATAGTCCTCCACCCGATGAGGATGGTGACACGGATCAAACTCCGCTTACTTTAGAAAAGATTGAAGCTAAAGCAAATGAG gcgaaaaaaataacaaatgtgAATACAATGAAACCACTTCTACGAAGGAAGAGCGATATACCACAAGACTCTTACACAATACGGGCATTGTCCGATCACAAGCGAGCTGACGAATACCTTGTAACACCGCCCGATCCGAATAATTGCTAG
- the LOC124949448 gene encoding serine/threonine-protein phosphatase 2A 56 kDa regulatory subunit gamma isoform-like isoform X4, whose amino-acid sequence MSVWFLKFTNKVSGGPPHGNASPPPTLINKVKYQPGGPVIKKDKRQSSSRFNISKNRELQKLPLLAETQQGNEREELFIQKLRQCCVLFDFESDPLSDLKWKEVKRTALHEMVEYVTKNKNVITEAIYPEAVNMFAVNLFRTLPPSSNPNGAEFDPEEDEPTLEAAWPHLQLVYEFFLRLLESQDFQPSIARRYIDQKFVLQLLELFDSEDPRERDFLKTTLHRIYGKFLGLRAYIRKQINNVFYRFIYETEHHNGIAELLEILGSIINGFALPLKEEHKVFLLKVLLPLHKAKSLSVYHPQLAYCVVQFLEKDPSLTEPVIRNLLKFWPKTHSPKEVMFLNELEEILDVIEPAEFRKVLDPLFRQLAKCVSSPHFQVAERALYYWNNEYIMSLISENYSVILPIMYPAFYRNSRNHWNKTIHGLIYNALKLFMEMNQKVFDQCTNQYHQDRQRERKLMKDRDEAWMRVEALAMRHPHYNMAITKSTPNIPYSLTQHLDSPPPDEDGDTDQTPLTLEKIEAKANEAKKITNVNTMKPLLRRKSDIPQDSYTIRALSDHKRADEYLVTPPDPNNC is encoded by the exons ATGAGCGTTTGGTTTCTTAAGTTT ACGAACAAAGTGTCAGGAGGTCCTCCACATGGCAATGCCTCACCTCCACCGACACTCATCAACAAAGTCAAGTATCAACCTGGTGGGCCTGTAatcaaaaaggataaaagacaAAGCAGCTCGAGATTCAACATATCAAAGAACCGAGAACTTCAAAAGCTACCGCTCTTGGCag AGACTCAACAAGGCAATGAAAGGGAAGAACTTTTCATACAAAAGTTACGTCAGTGCTGCGTACTCTTTGATTTTGAGTCTGATCCATTATCGGACTTAAAATGGAAGGAGGTAAAGCGTACGGCTCTTCATGAAATGGTCGAATATGtaaccaaaaataaaaatgttattaccgAAGCTATCTATCCGGAAGCAGTGAATATG TTTGCTGTGAATTTGTTTCGAACACTTCCACCATCTTCTAATCCAAATGGTGCTGAATTTGATCCGGAAGAAGATGAGCCTACTCTGGAAGCGGCATGGCCTCATTTGCAATTAGTGTATGAATTCTTTCTAAGATTGTTGGAATCTCAAGATTTCCAACCATCTATTGCAAGACGTTATATAGATCAAAAGTTTGTCTTACAATTATTAGAGTTATTTGATTCTGAAGATCCTCGGGAAAGAGATTTTCTTAAAACAACTCTTCATAGAATCTATGGAAAGTTTCTCGGTTTAAGAGCATATATCAGgaagcaaataaataatgttttttatcgatttatatatgaaactgAACACCATAATGGTATCGCCGAACTTCTTGAAATTTTAGGAAG CATTATAAACGGTTTTGCTTTACCATTGAAAGAGGAAcataaagtttttcttttaaaagtgCTGTTACCTTTGCACAAAGCTAAATCGTTGTCAGTTTATCATCCACAATTAGCATATTGCGTCGTTCAATTTTTGGAGAAGGATCCATCTTTGACAGAACCggttattagaaatttattgaagTTTTGGCCAAAAACACACTCTCCCAAGGAAGTCATGTTTCTTAATGAATTGGAAGAAATTTTAGATGTAATAGAACCAGCTGAATTTCGAAAAGTACTGGATCCGTTGTTTAGACAATTAGCAAAATGCGTTTCGTCTCCACATTTTCAA GTTGCTGAGAGAGCCCTTTATTATTGGAACAATGAATACATAATGTCATTAATATCAGAAAACTATTCTGTGATTTTACCAATTATGTATCCAgctttttatagaaattcaCGAAATCATTGGAATAAAACGATTCATGGTTTAATTTATAATGCATTGAAACTATTCATGGAGATGAATCAAAAAGTATTTGATCAGTGTACTAATCAGTATCATCAG GATCGTCAAAGAGAACGTAAGCTTATGAAAGATAGAGATGAAGCGTGGATGCGCGTGGAAGCATTGGCAATGAGACATCCACATTATAATATGGCAATTACTAAAAGTACACCGAACATTCCATACAGCTTGACGCAACATTTAGATAGTCCTCCACCCGATGAGGATGGTGACACGGATCAAACTCCGCTTACTTTAGAAAAGATTGAAGCTAAAGCAAATGAG gcgaaaaaaataacaaatgtgAATACAATGAAACCACTTCTACGAAGGAAGAGCGATATACCACAAGACTCTTACACAATACGGGCATTGTCCGATCACAAGCGAGCTGACGAATACCTTGTAACACCGCCCGATCCGAATAATTGCTAG
- the LOC124949448 gene encoding serine/threonine-protein phosphatase 2A 56 kDa regulatory subunit gamma isoform-like isoform X5, translating into MVHVGGIGPAVGVIGLPKSPSFHQGLAFATVLPQEPHKFYPTSFALHYQPLQPLVIETQQGNEREELFIQKLRQCCVLFDFESDPLSDLKWKEVKRTALHEMVEYVTKNKNVITEAIYPEAVNMFAVNLFRTLPPSSNPNGAEFDPEEDEPTLEAAWPHLQLVYEFFLRLLESQDFQPSIARRYIDQKFVLQLLELFDSEDPRERDFLKTTLHRIYGKFLGLRAYIRKQINNVFYRFIYETEHHNGIAELLEILGSIINGFALPLKEEHKVFLLKVLLPLHKAKSLSVYHPQLAYCVVQFLEKDPSLTEPVIRNLLKFWPKTHSPKEVMFLNELEEILDVIEPAEFRKVLDPLFRQLAKCVSSPHFQVAERALYYWNNEYIMSLISENYSVILPIMYPAFYRNSRNHWNKTIHGLIYNALKLFMEMNQKVFDQCTNQYHQDRQRERKLMKDRDEAWMRVEALAMRHPHYNMAITKSTPNIPYSLTQHLDSPPPDEDGDTDQTPLTLEKIEAKANEAKKITNVNTMKPLLRRKSDIPQDSYTIRALSDHKRADEYLVTPPDPNNC; encoded by the exons ATGGTTCATGTCGGAGGTATTGGTCCTGCTGTTGGAGTCATAGGTTTACCAAAGAGTCCTAGTTTTCATCAAGGTTTAGCTTTCGCCACTGTATTACCTCAGGAGCCGCACAAGTTTTATCCAACCTCATTTGCCTTGCATTATCAACCTTTGCAGCCTTTAGTAATCG AGACTCAACAAGGCAATGAAAGGGAAGAACTTTTCATACAAAAGTTACGTCAGTGCTGCGTACTCTTTGATTTTGAGTCTGATCCATTATCGGACTTAAAATGGAAGGAGGTAAAGCGTACGGCTCTTCATGAAATGGTCGAATATGtaaccaaaaataaaaatgttattaccgAAGCTATCTATCCGGAAGCAGTGAATATG TTTGCTGTGAATTTGTTTCGAACACTTCCACCATCTTCTAATCCAAATGGTGCTGAATTTGATCCGGAAGAAGATGAGCCTACTCTGGAAGCGGCATGGCCTCATTTGCAATTAGTGTATGAATTCTTTCTAAGATTGTTGGAATCTCAAGATTTCCAACCATCTATTGCAAGACGTTATATAGATCAAAAGTTTGTCTTACAATTATTAGAGTTATTTGATTCTGAAGATCCTCGGGAAAGAGATTTTCTTAAAACAACTCTTCATAGAATCTATGGAAAGTTTCTCGGTTTAAGAGCATATATCAGgaagcaaataaataatgttttttatcgatttatatatgaaactgAACACCATAATGGTATCGCCGAACTTCTTGAAATTTTAGGAAG CATTATAAACGGTTTTGCTTTACCATTGAAAGAGGAAcataaagtttttcttttaaaagtgCTGTTACCTTTGCACAAAGCTAAATCGTTGTCAGTTTATCATCCACAATTAGCATATTGCGTCGTTCAATTTTTGGAGAAGGATCCATCTTTGACAGAACCggttattagaaatttattgaagTTTTGGCCAAAAACACACTCTCCCAAGGAAGTCATGTTTCTTAATGAATTGGAAGAAATTTTAGATGTAATAGAACCAGCTGAATTTCGAAAAGTACTGGATCCGTTGTTTAGACAATTAGCAAAATGCGTTTCGTCTCCACATTTTCAA GTTGCTGAGAGAGCCCTTTATTATTGGAACAATGAATACATAATGTCATTAATATCAGAAAACTATTCTGTGATTTTACCAATTATGTATCCAgctttttatagaaattcaCGAAATCATTGGAATAAAACGATTCATGGTTTAATTTATAATGCATTGAAACTATTCATGGAGATGAATCAAAAAGTATTTGATCAGTGTACTAATCAGTATCATCAG GATCGTCAAAGAGAACGTAAGCTTATGAAAGATAGAGATGAAGCGTGGATGCGCGTGGAAGCATTGGCAATGAGACATCCACATTATAATATGGCAATTACTAAAAGTACACCGAACATTCCATACAGCTTGACGCAACATTTAGATAGTCCTCCACCCGATGAGGATGGTGACACGGATCAAACTCCGCTTACTTTAGAAAAGATTGAAGCTAAAGCAAATGAG gcgaaaaaaataacaaatgtgAATACAATGAAACCACTTCTACGAAGGAAGAGCGATATACCACAAGACTCTTACACAATACGGGCATTGTCCGATCACAAGCGAGCTGACGAATACCTTGTAACACCGCCCGATCCGAATAATTGCTAG
- the LOC124949448 gene encoding serine/threonine-protein phosphatase 2A 56 kDa regulatory subunit gamma isoform-like isoform X3, whose protein sequence is MQAFSRLASGNVFKKKTNKVSGGPPHGNASPPPTLINKVKYQPGGPVIKKDKRQSSSRFNISKNRELQKLPLLAETQQGNEREELFIQKLRQCCVLFDFESDPLSDLKWKEVKRTALHEMVEYVTKNKNVITEAIYPEAVNMFAVNLFRTLPPSSNPNGAEFDPEEDEPTLEAAWPHLQLVYEFFLRLLESQDFQPSIARRYIDQKFVLQLLELFDSEDPRERDFLKTTLHRIYGKFLGLRAYIRKQINNVFYRFIYETEHHNGIAELLEILGSIINGFALPLKEEHKVFLLKVLLPLHKAKSLSVYHPQLAYCVVQFLEKDPSLTEPVIRNLLKFWPKTHSPKEVMFLNELEEILDVIEPAEFRKVLDPLFRQLAKCVSSPHFQVAERALYYWNNEYIMSLISENYSVILPIMYPAFYRNSRNHWNKTIHGLIYNALKLFMEMNQKVFDQCTNQYHQDRQRERKLMKDRDEAWMRVEALAMRHPHYNMAITKSTPNIPYSLTQHLDSPPPDEDGDTDQTPLTLEKIEAKANEAKKITNVNTMKPLLRRKSDIPQDSYTIRALSDHKRADEYLVTPPDPNNC, encoded by the exons ATGCAAGCGTTTAGCAGACTCGCCTCTGGAAATGTGTTCAAGAAGAAG ACGAACAAAGTGTCAGGAGGTCCTCCACATGGCAATGCCTCACCTCCACCGACACTCATCAACAAAGTCAAGTATCAACCTGGTGGGCCTGTAatcaaaaaggataaaagacaAAGCAGCTCGAGATTCAACATATCAAAGAACCGAGAACTTCAAAAGCTACCGCTCTTGGCag AGACTCAACAAGGCAATGAAAGGGAAGAACTTTTCATACAAAAGTTACGTCAGTGCTGCGTACTCTTTGATTTTGAGTCTGATCCATTATCGGACTTAAAATGGAAGGAGGTAAAGCGTACGGCTCTTCATGAAATGGTCGAATATGtaaccaaaaataaaaatgttattaccgAAGCTATCTATCCGGAAGCAGTGAATATG TTTGCTGTGAATTTGTTTCGAACACTTCCACCATCTTCTAATCCAAATGGTGCTGAATTTGATCCGGAAGAAGATGAGCCTACTCTGGAAGCGGCATGGCCTCATTTGCAATTAGTGTATGAATTCTTTCTAAGATTGTTGGAATCTCAAGATTTCCAACCATCTATTGCAAGACGTTATATAGATCAAAAGTTTGTCTTACAATTATTAGAGTTATTTGATTCTGAAGATCCTCGGGAAAGAGATTTTCTTAAAACAACTCTTCATAGAATCTATGGAAAGTTTCTCGGTTTAAGAGCATATATCAGgaagcaaataaataatgttttttatcgatttatatatgaaactgAACACCATAATGGTATCGCCGAACTTCTTGAAATTTTAGGAAG CATTATAAACGGTTTTGCTTTACCATTGAAAGAGGAAcataaagtttttcttttaaaagtgCTGTTACCTTTGCACAAAGCTAAATCGTTGTCAGTTTATCATCCACAATTAGCATATTGCGTCGTTCAATTTTTGGAGAAGGATCCATCTTTGACAGAACCggttattagaaatttattgaagTTTTGGCCAAAAACACACTCTCCCAAGGAAGTCATGTTTCTTAATGAATTGGAAGAAATTTTAGATGTAATAGAACCAGCTGAATTTCGAAAAGTACTGGATCCGTTGTTTAGACAATTAGCAAAATGCGTTTCGTCTCCACATTTTCAA GTTGCTGAGAGAGCCCTTTATTATTGGAACAATGAATACATAATGTCATTAATATCAGAAAACTATTCTGTGATTTTACCAATTATGTATCCAgctttttatagaaattcaCGAAATCATTGGAATAAAACGATTCATGGTTTAATTTATAATGCATTGAAACTATTCATGGAGATGAATCAAAAAGTATTTGATCAGTGTACTAATCAGTATCATCAG GATCGTCAAAGAGAACGTAAGCTTATGAAAGATAGAGATGAAGCGTGGATGCGCGTGGAAGCATTGGCAATGAGACATCCACATTATAATATGGCAATTACTAAAAGTACACCGAACATTCCATACAGCTTGACGCAACATTTAGATAGTCCTCCACCCGATGAGGATGGTGACACGGATCAAACTCCGCTTACTTTAGAAAAGATTGAAGCTAAAGCAAATGAG gcgaaaaaaataacaaatgtgAATACAATGAAACCACTTCTACGAAGGAAGAGCGATATACCACAAGACTCTTACACAATACGGGCATTGTCCGATCACAAGCGAGCTGACGAATACCTTGTAACACCGCCCGATCCGAATAATTGCTAG
- the LOC124949448 gene encoding serine/threonine-protein phosphatase 2A 56 kDa regulatory subunit gamma isoform-like isoform X1, whose amino-acid sequence MPNLLRKEKETSSKTSKDKGKNGNKDVEAGDETNKVSGGPPHGNASPPPTLINKVKYQPGGPVIKKDKRQSSSRFNISKNRELQKLPLLAETQQGNEREELFIQKLRQCCVLFDFESDPLSDLKWKEVKRTALHEMVEYVTKNKNVITEAIYPEAVNMFAVNLFRTLPPSSNPNGAEFDPEEDEPTLEAAWPHLQLVYEFFLRLLESQDFQPSIARRYIDQKFVLQLLELFDSEDPRERDFLKTTLHRIYGKFLGLRAYIRKQINNVFYRFIYETEHHNGIAELLEILGSIINGFALPLKEEHKVFLLKVLLPLHKAKSLSVYHPQLAYCVVQFLEKDPSLTEPVIRNLLKFWPKTHSPKEVMFLNELEEILDVIEPAEFRKVLDPLFRQLAKCVSSPHFQVAERALYYWNNEYIMSLISENYSVILPIMYPAFYRNSRNHWNKTIHGLIYNALKLFMEMNQKVFDQCTNQYHQDRQRERKLMKDRDEAWMRVEALAMRHPHYNMAITKSTPNIPYSLTQHLDSPPPDEDGDTDQTPLTLEKIEAKANEAKKITNVNTMKPLLRRKSDIPQDSYTIRALSDHKRADEYLVTPPDPNNC is encoded by the exons ATGCCGAACCTGCTAAGGAAGGAGAAG GAAACGTCGTCGAAGACCAGCAAGGACAAGGGAAAGAACGGCAACAAGGATGTCGAGGCCGGCGACGAG ACGAACAAAGTGTCAGGAGGTCCTCCACATGGCAATGCCTCACCTCCACCGACACTCATCAACAAAGTCAAGTATCAACCTGGTGGGCCTGTAatcaaaaaggataaaagacaAAGCAGCTCGAGATTCAACATATCAAAGAACCGAGAACTTCAAAAGCTACCGCTCTTGGCag AGACTCAACAAGGCAATGAAAGGGAAGAACTTTTCATACAAAAGTTACGTCAGTGCTGCGTACTCTTTGATTTTGAGTCTGATCCATTATCGGACTTAAAATGGAAGGAGGTAAAGCGTACGGCTCTTCATGAAATGGTCGAATATGtaaccaaaaataaaaatgttattaccgAAGCTATCTATCCGGAAGCAGTGAATATG TTTGCTGTGAATTTGTTTCGAACACTTCCACCATCTTCTAATCCAAATGGTGCTGAATTTGATCCGGAAGAAGATGAGCCTACTCTGGAAGCGGCATGGCCTCATTTGCAATTAGTGTATGAATTCTTTCTAAGATTGTTGGAATCTCAAGATTTCCAACCATCTATTGCAAGACGTTATATAGATCAAAAGTTTGTCTTACAATTATTAGAGTTATTTGATTCTGAAGATCCTCGGGAAAGAGATTTTCTTAAAACAACTCTTCATAGAATCTATGGAAAGTTTCTCGGTTTAAGAGCATATATCAGgaagcaaataaataatgttttttatcgatttatatatgaaactgAACACCATAATGGTATCGCCGAACTTCTTGAAATTTTAGGAAG CATTATAAACGGTTTTGCTTTACCATTGAAAGAGGAAcataaagtttttcttttaaaagtgCTGTTACCTTTGCACAAAGCTAAATCGTTGTCAGTTTATCATCCACAATTAGCATATTGCGTCGTTCAATTTTTGGAGAAGGATCCATCTTTGACAGAACCggttattagaaatttattgaagTTTTGGCCAAAAACACACTCTCCCAAGGAAGTCATGTTTCTTAATGAATTGGAAGAAATTTTAGATGTAATAGAACCAGCTGAATTTCGAAAAGTACTGGATCCGTTGTTTAGACAATTAGCAAAATGCGTTTCGTCTCCACATTTTCAA GTTGCTGAGAGAGCCCTTTATTATTGGAACAATGAATACATAATGTCATTAATATCAGAAAACTATTCTGTGATTTTACCAATTATGTATCCAgctttttatagaaattcaCGAAATCATTGGAATAAAACGATTCATGGTTTAATTTATAATGCATTGAAACTATTCATGGAGATGAATCAAAAAGTATTTGATCAGTGTACTAATCAGTATCATCAG GATCGTCAAAGAGAACGTAAGCTTATGAAAGATAGAGATGAAGCGTGGATGCGCGTGGAAGCATTGGCAATGAGACATCCACATTATAATATGGCAATTACTAAAAGTACACCGAACATTCCATACAGCTTGACGCAACATTTAGATAGTCCTCCACCCGATGAGGATGGTGACACGGATCAAACTCCGCTTACTTTAGAAAAGATTGAAGCTAAAGCAAATGAG gcgaaaaaaataacaaatgtgAATACAATGAAACCACTTCTACGAAGGAAGAGCGATATACCACAAGACTCTTACACAATACGGGCATTGTCCGATCACAAGCGAGCTGACGAATACCTTGTAACACCGCCCGATCCGAATAATTGCTAG